A window from Pedosphaera parvula Ellin514 encodes these proteins:
- a CDS encoding DUF4365 domain-containing protein: MMRTMRNGRRQHSSQKVQGKFITQNQITGQKGINLIERFVLEMGFTWTSTSGANDAGIDGIIEIRDPATGEATNLIVQVQSKATETEFESETATSFVYRVKERDLNYWLQGNAPVLLVVSRPSKGEAYWIPVKEYFKAPERRTSCKVQFDKIRNLFDKNATSAIASQALPTDKGIYLRPPPKEEILTTNLLEVKHFASKLFVGVTHYNTIKEVENIFKELDERPGRLWFVKEKKIFSFHNLTEYPWTKVTDLGAVEEFNTKEWAVAKDTERQNDFVRLLNQALRTFASRKDFAAYTAQKGRNPIFFFRPRVRRNRETDVDELVRREESWKLEKASIRTLVEVYRSSKDQNRILYYRHHAFEGRFRRFENRWFLEISPTYHYTSDGINESKYRAENLAGMKRQEGHQSVANNVQFLAYYLAQHDLINKEYPFLGFGKLLNFQTDFGIPDLDWKNRADPDEIMPEEVLPDPQIELLTE, encoded by the coding sequence ATGATGAGAACTATGCGAAATGGTCGCCGCCAACACTCTTCTCAAAAGGTTCAAGGTAAGTTCATTACCCAAAACCAGATCACTGGCCAGAAGGGAATCAATCTCATTGAACGCTTTGTCCTTGAAATGGGCTTCACTTGGACATCGACCAGCGGAGCGAATGATGCCGGAATTGATGGCATTATTGAAATCCGCGATCCGGCAACTGGTGAAGCGACCAACCTGATCGTCCAGGTTCAAAGTAAAGCAACTGAAACAGAGTTTGAGTCTGAAACCGCTACGTCTTTCGTGTACCGGGTGAAGGAACGAGACTTGAACTATTGGCTTCAGGGCAATGCACCCGTGCTATTGGTTGTCTCCCGTCCTTCAAAAGGGGAGGCTTATTGGATACCTGTCAAAGAATACTTCAAGGCCCCCGAACGTCGGACCTCCTGTAAAGTCCAGTTCGATAAAATCAGGAACCTGTTCGACAAAAATGCCACCAGTGCAATCGCCAGCCAGGCGCTTCCGACGGACAAGGGGATATATCTGCGCCCCCCTCCAAAGGAGGAGATACTCACCACCAATCTGCTGGAGGTTAAACATTTCGCTTCGAAACTTTTTGTTGGTGTAACCCATTACAACACAATTAAAGAGGTTGAAAACATCTTCAAGGAGTTGGACGAGAGGCCAGGACGCCTGTGGTTTGTGAAGGAAAAGAAAATATTTTCTTTTCATAACCTCACCGAATATCCTTGGACGAAGGTCACCGACCTTGGTGCCGTTGAAGAATTCAATACTAAGGAATGGGCAGTTGCCAAGGATACGGAGCGACAAAACGACTTCGTTCGACTGCTTAATCAGGCACTCCGGACATTTGCCAGTCGAAAGGATTTTGCAGCGTACACTGCTCAAAAAGGACGCAACCCCATTTTCTTTTTCAGGCCCCGAGTTCGTCGAAACCGCGAAACGGATGTCGATGAACTAGTAAGGCGAGAGGAGTCTTGGAAGCTGGAGAAGGCCAGCATTCGCACCCTAGTGGAGGTTTATCGAAGCAGCAAAGATCAAAACAGGATTCTCTATTATCGTCACCATGCCTTCGAGGGCAGGTTTCGGCGATTTGAAAACCGTTGGTTCCTGGAGATCAGCCCCACTTACCATTACACCAGTGACGGGATCAACGAATCAAAGTACAGGGCGGAAAACTTGGCCGGAATGAAACGCCAGGAGGGCCATCAATCTGTAGCCAACAACGTGCAATTCCTGGCATACTATCTTGCCCAACATGACTTGATTAACAAGGAGTACCCATTCCTCGGCTTCGGAAAACTTCTCAATTTCCAAACTGATTTCGGCATTCCCGATCTCGATTGGAAAAACCGTGCTGATCCGGACGAGATAATGCCGGAAGAGGTATTGCCTGATCCACAGATCGAACTGCTTACTGAATGA
- a CDS encoding alpha-ketoacid dehydrogenase subunit beta, whose protein sequence is MPKITYRKALNDALAEEIMRDENVVIIGEEVAQYNGAYKVTEGLWERFGDKRVVDTPISEAGFIGMGVGASMLGIRPVMELMFWSFAFVAYDQIINNAGCVRYMSGGLINCPIVIRGPANGGTNVGATHSHTPENILANNPGVKVVCPATAYDAKGLMKAAIRDNDPVFVMENTLLYGETWEVPEEEYVIPLGVADVKREGTDISLIAHGRAVLTCLKAAEVLEAEHGIKAEVVDLRSIRPLDEEAILKSVRKTHRAVLVDENRPFCAVSSQIATLIQEKAFDDLDAPVLRVCTLDAPAIYSPPLEKQQLPTVERVVEKVLSLS, encoded by the coding sequence ATGCCGAAGATCACTTATCGCAAGGCTTTGAACGATGCGCTCGCCGAAGAAATCATGCGCGATGAAAACGTGGTGATCATCGGTGAAGAAGTCGCGCAGTATAATGGCGCCTATAAAGTCACTGAAGGTCTCTGGGAACGCTTTGGCGACAAGCGCGTGGTTGATACCCCGATCAGTGAAGCTGGCTTCATCGGCATGGGTGTGGGGGCTTCGATGCTCGGCATTCGTCCCGTCATGGAATTAATGTTCTGGAGTTTTGCCTTCGTGGCTTACGACCAAATCATCAATAACGCCGGTTGCGTTCGTTACATGTCCGGTGGTTTGATTAACTGCCCCATCGTCATTCGTGGCCCGGCCAACGGCGGCACCAACGTCGGTGCGACGCACTCCCACACACCGGAAAATATTCTCGCGAACAATCCTGGCGTGAAAGTGGTTTGCCCGGCGACCGCTTACGATGCCAAGGGCCTGATGAAGGCTGCCATTCGTGACAACGACCCGGTTTTCGTAATGGAGAATACTCTCCTTTACGGTGAAACCTGGGAAGTGCCGGAAGAGGAATACGTGATTCCGCTCGGCGTGGCGGATGTAAAGCGTGAAGGCACGGATATTTCCTTAATCGCTCACGGTCGCGCCGTTCTCACCTGCCTGAAGGCAGCCGAAGTTCTCGAAGCCGAACACGGTATCAAAGCCGAAGTGGTGGATCTTCGCTCGATCCGTCCGTTGGACGAGGAAGCCATCTTGAAATCAGTGCGCAAAACTCATCGCGCCGTGCTGGTCGACGAAAACCGTCCCTTCTGCGCTGTCAGTTCCCAGATTGCGACCTTGATTCAGGAGAAGGCCTTCGATGATCTGGATGCTCCGGTGCTGCGTGTTTGCACGCTCGATGCCCCGGCGATTTACAGTCCGCCGCTCGAGAAGCAACAATTGCCCACGGTTGAACGTGTGGTCGAAAAGGTCCTGAGCCTTTCCTGA
- the lpdA gene encoding dihydrolipoyl dehydrogenase produces the protein MASYDLIVVGGGPAGYVGAIRAGQLGKKVACVEKERAGGTCLNWGCIPTKSLLRNAELFHLMKHRAAEFGFSFDNLSYDWTKIIKRSRDVADKNAAGIEYLFKKNKIDYIKGEASLDKAGVVTVKGADGKTQKLEAPKILLSTGVVARPMPGLPFNGKTVISSREAMVIEKQPKSIIIIGAGAIGVEFAYFFNAFGTKVTIVEMLPNILPVEDTEVSQTLEKAFAKQGIEVLTGTKVVKTEASDKGVKITVEGKKNETLEAEVCLVAIGVQPLLPGGAQVKLTDRGYIQIDERYQTSISGVYGAGDIIGPPWLAHVASYEAIQAVEGMFMDHKPKKVINFPGCTYCNPQVASVGLTERAAKEKGLKFKVGKFPFMASGKARAIGEVEGFVKLIIGEPHGEILGAHIIGPEATEMIAELGLAITLEATHEEIEATIHAHPTLSEAIHEATGQAFGTAIHI, from the coding sequence ATGGCTTCTTACGATCTTATTGTAGTGGGCGGTGGCCCTGCGGGTTATGTCGGTGCGATTCGGGCCGGGCAACTCGGAAAGAAAGTCGCCTGTGTTGAAAAAGAACGTGCTGGTGGCACTTGCTTGAACTGGGGTTGCATTCCGACCAAATCACTCCTGCGCAACGCTGAGTTGTTTCACCTGATGAAACATCGTGCCGCTGAGTTTGGATTTAGCTTCGACAACCTGAGTTACGACTGGACTAAAATCATCAAGCGCTCGCGCGACGTTGCGGACAAAAACGCTGCCGGTATCGAGTATCTTTTTAAGAAGAACAAAATCGATTATATCAAGGGCGAAGCTTCCCTCGACAAGGCTGGCGTTGTGACGGTCAAAGGGGCGGACGGCAAGACGCAGAAGCTCGAAGCACCCAAGATTCTTCTCTCCACTGGTGTGGTGGCACGGCCCATGCCCGGACTGCCCTTCAACGGCAAGACCGTGATCAGCAGCCGCGAAGCGATGGTGATCGAGAAGCAGCCAAAAAGCATCATCATTATTGGAGCAGGGGCCATTGGTGTTGAGTTCGCCTATTTCTTTAATGCTTTCGGCACCAAGGTTACGATCGTAGAAATGTTGCCGAACATTTTGCCAGTTGAAGACACGGAAGTGTCACAGACTTTGGAAAAAGCTTTCGCGAAACAAGGCATTGAAGTGCTGACTGGCACCAAAGTTGTAAAAACCGAAGCGAGCGATAAAGGTGTCAAGATCACGGTCGAAGGCAAAAAGAACGAAACCTTGGAAGCTGAGGTCTGCCTCGTCGCCATCGGCGTGCAGCCATTGCTCCCTGGTGGTGCGCAGGTCAAGTTAACCGACCGCGGTTACATTCAAATCGACGAGCGTTATCAGACCAGCATTTCCGGTGTATACGGGGCAGGGGACATCATTGGACCTCCCTGGCTCGCACATGTCGCCAGCTACGAAGCCATCCAGGCTGTCGAAGGCATGTTCATGGATCATAAGCCAAAGAAAGTGATCAACTTCCCAGGCTGCACCTATTGCAATCCCCAGGTGGCCAGCGTCGGGCTCACCGAGCGTGCCGCGAAGGAAAAGGGACTCAAGTTCAAGGTTGGGAAATTCCCCTTCATGGCCAGCGGTAAAGCCCGCGCCATCGGTGAGGTGGAAGGTTTTGTGAAGCTGATCATTGGCGAACCGCATGGTGAGATTCTGGGTGCACACATCATTGGCCCTGAAGCCACTGAAATGATCGCTGAACTTGGCCTGGCTATTACTCTTGAGGCCACTCATGAAGAAATTGAAGCCACCATTCACGCTCATCCGACACTGAGTGAGGCGATCCACGAAGCCACCGGCCAGGCTTTCGGCACGGCCATCCACATCTAA
- a CDS encoding Tm-1-like ATP-binding domain-containing protein: MATIAILGTMDTKGEEHAFVAELIRQRGHKTLIVDVGTLGDPFVKPDVTRFEVAQAAGIDLPALVAKKDRGEAVAAMSKGAAAIMERLVAERKVDGVISLGGGGGTAIGTAAMRALPIGFPKLMVSTLASGNTAQYLGVKDIVMIPSIVDVAGLNRISRQILTRAAGAICGMVESVPEASGASEDKPIIAASMFGNTTDCVQAAKKILEAAGYEVLVFHATGVGGRTMESLIETGLVAGVLDITTTEWADELVGGFLTAGPTRLEAAARHGVPAIVTPGCLDMVNFHGPETVPAKFNGRNFYQHNPQVTLMRTTPEECMQLGKIIAEKLNMSKGPVTFLFPAKAVSVISAPGQRFHDPTADKALLDAVRANLRKDIEVTELDCAINDPEFAEACAKTLLKNIAKQNRP, from the coding sequence ATGGCGACGATTGCAATTCTAGGGACGATGGACACCAAAGGCGAGGAGCATGCCTTTGTGGCGGAGTTGATTCGTCAACGCGGCCATAAGACGCTCATCGTTGATGTGGGAACGCTGGGGGATCCTTTCGTTAAGCCTGATGTAACACGGTTTGAAGTTGCTCAGGCAGCGGGGATAGATTTGCCAGCTTTGGTTGCAAAGAAGGATCGAGGGGAAGCTGTTGCCGCCATGTCGAAAGGAGCGGCAGCAATCATGGAGCGATTGGTGGCAGAGCGGAAGGTGGATGGCGTGATTTCTTTGGGAGGTGGAGGAGGAACGGCGATCGGAACAGCAGCGATGCGGGCTTTGCCGATTGGTTTTCCGAAGTTGATGGTTTCGACCCTGGCCAGCGGGAACACGGCCCAATACTTGGGCGTGAAGGACATTGTGATGATACCGAGCATCGTGGACGTGGCGGGCTTAAACCGGATTTCACGGCAGATCTTGACCCGGGCAGCAGGTGCGATTTGCGGGATGGTGGAGTCGGTGCCCGAGGCGTCAGGGGCGTCAGAAGATAAGCCGATCATCGCAGCCAGCATGTTTGGCAACACGACGGATTGTGTGCAGGCAGCGAAGAAGATTTTGGAAGCAGCTGGTTATGAAGTGCTCGTGTTTCATGCGACAGGTGTGGGCGGCAGGACGATGGAGTCCTTGATCGAAACCGGCCTCGTTGCCGGTGTATTGGATATTACGACAACGGAATGGGCGGATGAATTGGTGGGCGGATTTCTAACAGCCGGCCCAACCCGACTGGAAGCAGCGGCGAGGCATGGTGTGCCAGCAATCGTAACACCCGGATGTCTGGACATGGTGAATTTTCACGGGCCAGAGACGGTGCCAGCGAAGTTTAACGGACGAAATTTCTATCAGCACAATCCACAGGTAACGTTGATGCGGACAACACCCGAGGAGTGTATGCAACTCGGCAAAATCATTGCGGAGAAACTGAACATGTCAAAAGGGCCGGTGACGTTTCTTTTTCCAGCGAAGGCGGTCAGTGTCATCAGTGCACCAGGACAGCGGTTCCATGACCCGACTGCAGACAAGGCGTTGCTTGATGCCGTGAGAGCGAATCTGCGCAAAGATATCGAGGTCACGGAATTGGATTGCGCGATTAACGATCCGGAATTTGCCGAGGCTTGTGCGAAGACTCTCTTAAAGAATATTGCGAAGCAAAATAGACCTTGA
- a CDS encoding tyrosine-type recombinase/integrase, translating into MKNPDFPVVIKKGNSVVKIYRHRNGEYDEFKVGYYSQGRRKLETFGSYDKATKRAHQINDSVNNGNLESLTLTGPERLAFTRAVNALEPFGLSLDSAVMEFVEALRARDGVPVSMPEAVRYYVKRHPSKLQVKTVAEAVDDFIKAKTDARRSERHVQDLSHRLGKFKDAFHCNLTMVTEPEIQLFLGKMDLAPRSRNNFRATIVSFFKWAKRKKYLPLDWDEVSGIEVIEDGEGEIKIFTPEELVAILTHADEKLIPFLVIGAFAGLRSSEICRLDWQQIGVGDGKYIEVKAKDARKTKQRRLVPIPENLRLWLKPYSKSTGKIWPYLHTYLYELLEVALVDAKVKWKKNGLRHSFISYRVAEAQDVAKVALEAGNSPQMIFSNYRELVTPEKAGKWFAITSDSVKEAGSMTLAE; encoded by the coding sequence ATGAAGAATCCAGATTTCCCAGTCGTAATTAAAAAGGGAAACTCAGTCGTGAAAATTTACCGCCACCGCAACGGCGAGTATGACGAGTTCAAGGTAGGCTATTATAGCCAAGGCAGGCGCAAGCTTGAAACCTTCGGGAGCTACGACAAAGCGACGAAACGGGCGCACCAGATCAATGATAGTGTCAACAATGGAAATTTAGAGTCCTTGACCCTCACTGGGCCGGAGCGGTTGGCTTTTACCAGGGCAGTCAATGCGCTGGAGCCATTCGGGCTGTCCTTGGATAGCGCGGTAATGGAATTTGTCGAGGCATTAAGGGCGCGAGACGGTGTCCCTGTATCGATGCCAGAAGCCGTGAGGTATTATGTCAAGCGCCACCCAAGTAAGCTTCAAGTGAAGACCGTTGCTGAGGCGGTGGATGATTTTATCAAAGCAAAGACCGATGCACGGAGGTCTGAACGGCATGTCCAAGACCTAAGCCACAGGCTCGGCAAATTCAAAGACGCTTTCCATTGCAACCTGACCATGGTTACCGAACCGGAGATTCAGTTGTTCCTGGGTAAAATGGACTTGGCACCTCGATCACGAAACAACTTTCGTGCAACTATCGTTTCGTTCTTCAAGTGGGCAAAGCGGAAGAAGTATTTGCCACTCGACTGGGATGAGGTATCAGGCATCGAAGTCATCGAGGATGGAGAGGGGGAGATCAAGATCTTTACTCCTGAAGAGCTGGTGGCAATCCTGACCCACGCCGATGAAAAGCTCATTCCGTTCCTTGTGATTGGCGCATTTGCTGGCCTGAGAAGCTCTGAGATCTGCCGTCTTGATTGGCAACAAATTGGAGTTGGTGACGGGAAGTATATCGAGGTGAAGGCAAAGGATGCTCGTAAAACCAAGCAGCGCAGACTGGTGCCCATCCCCGAGAATCTCAGGTTGTGGCTCAAACCCTACTCAAAATCCACTGGCAAAATTTGGCCTTACCTACATACCTATCTTTACGAGTTGTTGGAGGTCGCCCTGGTTGATGCAAAGGTGAAGTGGAAGAAAAATGGTTTGCGACATTCGTTCATCAGCTACCGGGTTGCCGAGGCGCAGGACGTGGCAAAGGTGGCACTGGAGGCTGGAAATTCTCCGCAGATGATATTCAGCAATTACCGAGAGTTGGTAACACCAGAGAAGGCCGGTAAATGGTTTGCTATAACGTCTGACTCAGTAAAGGAAGCGGGATCTATGACATTGGCCGAGTAA
- a CDS encoding dihydrolipoamide acetyltransferase family protein encodes MSAYVEMPKLSDTMTEGTVVKWRKAVGDTVEVGDILAEIETDKAVMEMESFEEGVLNEIYVQPGEKAAIGQKLAMIGTAGEKAPAKANGAPVAEKAKVEATKAAVIAPQPAAKPQAVSGSRVKASPLAKKIATSKGVDISSLQGSGPGGRVVAKDVEGASASAPAPKSAAPAPIAVPAPTLADKRIPLTGMRKVIAERLLQSKTQIPHFYLHIEVNAEELMRTRGQINTLAEKSGQAKLTVNDFVLKAAIMAAVRVPAVNASFAGDAVVQYANINMAVAVAIDDGLVTPVIREAQKKSLREINEIVKDLATRARTKKLKPDEYQGGTITVSNLGSYGIENFSAIINPPQAMILSVGAIVKKPVVNDKDQIVVGQRMSVGLSADHRVVDGAIGAQYLAELRQILENPVTMLL; translated from the coding sequence ATGTCGGCGTACGTTGAAATGCCTAAATTGAGCGACACCATGACCGAGGGTACCGTGGTCAAGTGGCGCAAAGCCGTTGGTGATACCGTGGAAGTTGGCGATATCCTCGCCGAAATCGAAACCGACAAGGCCGTGATGGAAATGGAATCATTCGAGGAAGGCGTCCTCAATGAAATTTATGTGCAGCCCGGTGAAAAAGCGGCCATTGGTCAAAAGCTCGCCATGATTGGCACAGCCGGTGAAAAAGCTCCTGCCAAGGCAAATGGTGCGCCGGTAGCCGAGAAGGCCAAGGTCGAAGCGACCAAAGCCGCTGTTATCGCACCTCAACCTGCTGCCAAACCACAAGCAGTGAGTGGTAGCCGCGTAAAAGCCTCTCCACTGGCCAAGAAAATTGCCACTTCCAAAGGTGTCGATATTTCAAGTCTCCAAGGCTCCGGCCCTGGCGGAAGGGTCGTTGCAAAAGACGTGGAAGGTGCATCTGCCTCCGCCCCTGCGCCCAAATCTGCTGCGCCGGCTCCGATTGCAGTTCCGGCACCAACCTTGGCCGATAAACGCATCCCACTCACCGGCATGCGCAAAGTCATCGCCGAACGCCTGCTGCAAAGCAAAACGCAGATTCCTCATTTCTATCTCCACATCGAGGTAAATGCCGAGGAACTCATGCGCACGCGCGGCCAGATCAACACGCTTGCTGAGAAATCCGGCCAGGCAAAACTGACGGTCAATGATTTCGTTCTCAAGGCCGCCATCATGGCCGCTGTCCGCGTGCCTGCAGTGAATGCTTCATTCGCCGGCGATGCCGTTGTGCAATATGCCAACATCAATATGGCTGTTGCCGTGGCCATTGATGATGGCCTGGTGACTCCTGTAATTCGCGAAGCACAGAAAAAATCACTCCGCGAGATCAACGAAATAGTAAAAGATTTGGCCACCCGCGCCCGCACCAAAAAACTCAAGCCGGATGAATATCAAGGCGGCACGATCACTGTGTCGAACCTCGGCAGCTATGGCATCGAAAACTTTTCTGCGATCATCAATCCTCCGCAGGCCATGATTCTTTCCGTCGGCGCCATCGTTAAAAAGCCAGTGGTGAATGACAAGGACCAGATTGTGGTTGGCCAACGGATGTCGGTTGGTCTCAGTGCGGATCATCGGGTGGTAGATGGCGCCATTGGTGCTCAATACCTCGCCGAGTTGCGCCAGATTCTTGAAAACCCGGTGACCATGCTGCTCTGA
- a CDS encoding rhodanese-like domain-containing protein has product MNMQPLAWLGLFTMVACNVSGITVAELQARLAKSDKLTIIDVRSPIAFTQGHIPNAINVPASLCADKKLPPLGQVIVCGEGLGHDSAESATVTLNTKPGITAEKLDGGYIAWEATQSATTRDKGLQPEALNYITYAQLKNVTNEDVVLVDLRKQPTAARTALGGTNAASATALSDLGKEFPGLPVTQTPFKATQPQKSAKAPATPSLMVLIDNGDGSAQSMARTLKANGIQRYVILAGGEEIITRKGQSGLQRSSSGFLFKKPNANPATTK; this is encoded by the coding sequence ATGAATATGCAACCACTGGCCTGGCTGGGCCTGTTTACGATGGTTGCCTGCAATGTCAGTGGCATCACGGTGGCGGAGTTGCAAGCCCGGCTCGCCAAAAGTGACAAGCTGACCATCATCGATGTGCGGTCACCGATCGCATTCACGCAAGGTCATATTCCCAATGCCATCAATGTTCCAGCTTCGCTGTGTGCGGATAAGAAATTGCCGCCATTGGGGCAGGTGATTGTCTGTGGAGAGGGCCTGGGTCACGATTCGGCGGAGAGCGCCACTGTGACTTTGAATACTAAGCCAGGTATCACCGCTGAGAAGCTGGATGGCGGCTATATCGCGTGGGAAGCCACGCAATCAGCGACGACAAGGGACAAAGGTTTGCAGCCGGAAGCGTTGAATTATATCACCTATGCGCAGTTGAAGAACGTGACGAATGAGGACGTCGTGCTAGTGGATTTGCGCAAACAGCCGACGGCAGCGCGAACGGCTTTAGGTGGAACCAACGCCGCTTCAGCAACAGCACTCAGTGACCTGGGCAAGGAATTTCCCGGTCTCCCGGTGACGCAAACACCCTTCAAAGCGACGCAACCGCAGAAATCAGCAAAAGCCCCGGCAACACCGTCGTTGATGGTGCTGATTGATAATGGCGATGGCAGTGCACAAAGCATGGCCCGAACCTTGAAGGCAAATGGCATTCAGCGCTATGTGATTCTCGCGGGTGGTGAGGAAATCATTACCCGTAAAGGTCAATCCGGACTTCAGCGCAGCAGTTCCGGGTTCCTTTTTAAGAAGCCCAACGCCAATCCCGCGACAACCAAATAA
- a CDS encoding LysR family transcriptional regulator: MQFRQIECFLAVAEELHFSRAAKRLHLSQPPLSKHIRQLEQELGVQLFIRNRRSVVQTEAGRIYQEKVRNVLYQLEEAKLAAQRAQAGQTGELKIGFLSALFYDFIPPLLMRFRRRFPDVQVTLLEMVAAKQFEAVSDGKVDVAFPGLPPDKPGLEISSRILRKDKWYACFHSEHPLAQQEKVWLEEVRRESFVFIQRAVSPALDDALLEMFRQVNYTPRVAQTASRAQSLLSLIAAGVGISIFPGAVSALPSAGLVFRPLKDKLAPYEHSIIWNGSNTSPVLAEFLKEPALQGVG, translated from the coding sequence ATGCAATTTCGGCAGATAGAATGTTTTCTGGCAGTGGCGGAAGAATTACATTTTTCCCGGGCGGCCAAGCGCCTGCATCTATCCCAACCTCCTTTAAGTAAGCATATCCGCCAGTTAGAGCAAGAGCTGGGGGTGCAGTTATTCATTCGAAACCGGCGTTCCGTGGTGCAAACCGAGGCGGGAAGAATTTATCAGGAGAAGGTGCGGAACGTGCTATACCAGTTGGAGGAGGCCAAACTAGCGGCTCAACGGGCGCAAGCTGGTCAGACCGGTGAGTTAAAGATTGGGTTCCTAAGCGCATTGTTTTACGATTTTATCCCTCCTCTATTGATGCGATTCCGGCGGAGATTTCCCGATGTACAGGTAACGCTTTTGGAGATGGTGGCAGCGAAGCAGTTTGAAGCGGTCAGCGATGGCAAGGTGGACGTGGCCTTTCCCGGGCTGCCTCCGGACAAACCGGGCCTGGAAATCAGTTCGAGAATTCTGCGGAAAGACAAATGGTATGCCTGTTTTCATTCCGAGCATCCCCTCGCCCAACAGGAAAAGGTGTGGTTGGAGGAAGTGCGGAGGGAAAGTTTTGTGTTCATTCAACGGGCAGTCTCACCGGCGCTGGACGATGCCTTGTTGGAGATGTTCCGCCAGGTGAATTATACGCCGAGAGTGGCGCAGACAGCATCGCGCGCGCAGAGCCTGCTGAGTTTGATCGCGGCGGGTGTCGGGATTTCCATCTTTCCGGGAGCGGTCAGTGCCCTGCCTTCGGCCGGACTGGTGTTTCGACCATTGAAGGACAAATTGGCGCCGTATGAACATTCGATCATTTGGAACGGGTCAAACACGTCGCCGGTATTGGCGGAGTTTTTGAAAGAGCCGGCATTGCAGGGGGTGGGGTAA
- the pdhA gene encoding pyruvate dehydrogenase (acetyl-transferring) E1 component subunit alpha, with product METLAEKRTFADAEVNRKLKPAQKIDLLREMLRIRRFEQTALKYYQTGGDMGGFLHLYIGQESVAVGTISLCGDNDHVITAYRNHGHALAVGMSMNECMAELFGKATGCSKGKGGSMHFFAPDKNYWGGHGIVGGQTPLGLGLAYAVKFKGLKGSCLCYLGDGAVNQGAYHESLNLAALWSLPVIYIIENNQYSMGTSLGRSSSFKDCLAARAEGYDMEWDRINGEDIYEIRAKTWKAIERAHNESRPTVLEIDTYRYYGHSVADANAKKYRDPAEIERYQKMHDPVRLFQKRLIEDGILTIEDAEKIDAEAKAEASAAAQFAQESPLPNVQDIFSDVYYEVDNQTLAGKTGKHFFND from the coding sequence ATGGAAACTCTTGCTGAAAAACGAACCTTTGCTGATGCCGAAGTCAACCGCAAGTTGAAACCGGCTCAGAAAATTGATTTGCTGCGGGAAATGCTGCGCATCCGCCGCTTCGAGCAGACTGCTCTCAAGTACTACCAAACCGGCGGCGACATGGGCGGTTTCCTTCACCTATACATCGGCCAGGAATCCGTCGCCGTGGGGACTATTTCTCTCTGTGGTGACAACGACCACGTTATCACTGCGTACCGCAATCACGGCCACGCCCTCGCAGTTGGCATGTCCATGAACGAGTGTATGGCTGAACTTTTCGGCAAGGCCACCGGTTGTTCCAAAGGCAAGGGTGGTTCCATGCATTTCTTCGCTCCAGATAAGAATTACTGGGGCGGTCACGGCATTGTTGGCGGTCAAACCCCGCTCGGCCTGGGCCTGGCTTACGCCGTCAAGTTCAAAGGTCTCAAAGGCTCCTGCCTCTGCTATCTCGGTGATGGTGCCGTGAACCAGGGAGCGTATCATGAATCTTTGAATCTCGCGGCGCTCTGGAGCCTTCCGGTGATCTACATCATCGAAAACAACCAATATTCCATGGGCACCAGCCTGGGACGTTCTTCTTCCTTCAAGGATTGTCTCGCTGCTCGTGCCGAAGGCTACGATATGGAATGGGACCGCATCAACGGCGAGGACATTTACGAAATTCGCGCGAAAACCTGGAAAGCCATCGAACGCGCCCATAACGAATCTCGTCCCACCGTTCTCGAAATCGACACCTACCGTTACTACGGTCATTCCGTTGCCGATGCGAATGCGAAGAAATATCGCGATCCAGCCGAAATCGAGAGATACCAGAAAATGCACGATCCAGTTCGGCTTTTCCAAAAGCGGTTGATTGAAGATGGCATCCTGACCATTGAGGACGCCGAGAAAATTGATGCCGAGGCGAAAGCCGAAGCTTCTGCTGCCGCGCAATTCGCCCAGGAAAGCCCGCTGCCAAACGTGCAGGACATTTTCTCGGATGTTTATTACGAGGTCGATAATCAAACTCTGGCTGGCAAAACCGGCAAGCACTTTTTCAACGATTAA